The nucleotide window CGCTCTGTCGGATCAGCTCGGCACGGTTCGACCTAAAAAGGGCAACAGGAACAGGCTTCTTCCGACGTAGAACAACAGCAGCGAGGCCCATAGACCGTGGTTGCCGAAGGGGCCGAACATAAGCCAGTATGCGACCATGAACAGGGCCACCAGCGAGCCCCACAGGGCGCTGACCCTCCAGAGCGACCGCAACAGCTCTTGATCCCTTTTGGTTCATAATGGGCTCACCTCGAAACCCCTCTAAGCCTGGGATCGAGGTAGTTGTACGATACGTCCACGGCGAGATTTATGACCATGTAGACCAGGGAGATCCACAGGACGTATCCCTGGACCATGGGATAACCCCTGGCGGATATGGCCTGGACCGCCAGGTTACCCAGGCCGGGCCAGGAGAAAATGATCTCCACCACAGCTGTTCCCCCGAGAAGGCTGCCCAAAGACAGCCCCAGCAGTGTTATCAGAGGTAGCACGGCGTTGGGAAGGACCTCTCTCCAAAGTATGACGAGCCTGGACTCCCCTCTGACCTCAGCTTCCAAGACGTAGTCCTGGTTAAGCTCCTCTAAGACTGCCGTCCTGACCTGTCTCGTGTACTTCGCCGACATTGCGAAAGCAAAGGTCAAAGCGGGCAGGAAAAGATCCCTGAGGCCCTGACCGAAGGAGTCTCTTACGCAGAAACCGTCCCCTTCTCCCTATTTCCCAAGCGCCTCACTGACAGCCACAGCCACAGCTACAGTAGCACCCACCATCGGGTTATTCCCCATTCCCAAAAAACCCATCATCTCCACATGGGCTGGAACAGAGCTTGATCCGGCAAACTGCGCGTCTGAATGCATCCGTCCCATAGTGTCGGTCATACCGTAGGAAGCTGGACCAGCGGCTACATTGTCTGGGTGAAGCGTGCGTCCCGTACCGCCTCCGGAAGCGACAGAGAAATAGTGCTTGCCCTGCTCAACACATTCTTTTTTATATGTTCCGGCAACCGGATGCTGAAATCTGGTGGGGTTGGTGGAGTTACCCGTAATGGAAACATCAACTCCCTCGTGATGCATAATTGCCACGCCCTCGCGCACGTCATCTGAGCCATAACAGCGAACCTGCGCACGCTCGCTTTTCGAGTAGACGATCTCGCGCACTAATTCCAGGTCGCCAGTATAATAATCGAACTGTGTTAGGACATAAGTAAAGCCATTAATACGAGAAATAATTTGTGCGGCATCCTTGCCAAGTCCATTAAGTATCACTCGCAACGGCTCCTTTCGGGCCTTGTTTGCATTATTCACTATACCGATAGCACCCTCAGCAGCGGCAAAACTTTCGTGCCCGGCCAGAAACGCGAAACACTTCGTCTCGTCACTCAGCAACATCGCACCGAGTTTTCCGTGGCCAAGGCCAACCTTACGATCCTCCGCGACACTGCCGTTGATACAAAAGCTCTGTAAGCCTATACCAATAGCCTCCGCTGCCT belongs to Dethiosulfovibrio salsuginis and includes:
- a CDS encoding GGGtGRT protein, giving the protein MVIFENYERRIDKIKNTLKDFGVSSVEEARDICGNIGVSPNDIVKSIQPIAFENAGWAYTVGAAIAIKKNVRTAAEAAEAIGIGLQSFCINGSVAEDRKVGLGHGKLGAMLLSDETKCFAFLAGHESFAAAEGAIGIVNNANKARKEPLRVILNGLGKDAAQIISRINGFTYVLTQFDYYTGDLELVREIVYSKSERAQVRCYGSDDVREGVAIMHHEGVDVSITGNSTNPTRFQHPVAGTYKKECVEQGKHYFSVASGGGTGRTLHPDNVAAGPASYGMTDTMGRMHSDAQFAGSSSVPAHVEMMGFLGMGNNPMVGATVAVAVAVSEALGK